One part of the Olleya sp. YS genome encodes these proteins:
- the argS gene encoding arginine--tRNA ligase: MSLQATLTQAVRQAVSTIYNANLESVEFQATRKEFAGDITLVVFPMLRVVKGNPVQIGEAIGNYLVEHVADVEGFNVVKGFLNLEIAASYFVNYFNTIKEEERFGFVDVNTKNKAVMVEYSSPNTNKPLHLGHIRNNLLGYSVSEILKASGKKVYKTQIINDRGIHICKSMLAWQRFGNGKTPESTGLKGDKLVGNYYVKFDQEYKKEIAALVAQGKTEEEAKKEAPILLEAQQMLQQWEAGDKEVVALWDTMNGWVYDGFNTTYKNLGVDFDKLYYESQTYLLGKEFIAEGLKSGVFYKKDDGSVWCDLTEDGLDEKIVLRSDGTAVYMTQDIGTAIQRAKDFPDVGGMVYTVGNEQEYHFQVLFLIIKKLGFEWAKNLYHLSYGMVDLPSGKMKSREGTVVDADDLIVEMADTAQTISEDLGKLDGYTEQEKQDLYKTIGLGALKYYILKVDPKKRILFDPKESIDFQGNTGPFIQYTYARIQSILRKANIDSAITLNTNEISLHDKEREVIKHLQLFPEVIQQAASQHSPALIANYTYDLVKAFNSFYQNVTILSADTQNEIVFRVQLSKVVANTIKNGFNLLGINVPERM, from the coding sequence ATGAGCCTTCAAGCCACTTTAACGCAAGCAGTAAGACAAGCAGTATCTACCATTTACAATGCTAATTTAGAATCGGTAGAATTTCAAGCAACCAGAAAAGAGTTTGCTGGAGATATCACCTTAGTTGTTTTCCCAATGTTGCGCGTGGTTAAAGGTAATCCTGTGCAAATTGGAGAAGCTATTGGTAACTACCTTGTAGAACATGTAGCAGATGTTGAAGGCTTCAATGTGGTTAAAGGGTTTTTAAATCTAGAAATTGCAGCGTCCTATTTTGTCAATTATTTTAATACAATAAAGGAGGAAGAGCGTTTTGGTTTTGTTGACGTTAATACTAAAAACAAAGCGGTAATGGTGGAGTATTCTTCACCCAATACCAACAAACCATTACACCTTGGACATATACGTAATAACTTATTAGGGTATAGTGTGTCTGAAATTTTAAAGGCTTCAGGAAAAAAAGTCTATAAAACGCAGATAATAAACGATAGAGGGATTCATATTTGCAAAAGCATGTTGGCTTGGCAACGTTTTGGTAATGGTAAAACGCCAGAATCTACAGGATTAAAAGGCGATAAATTAGTCGGTAATTACTACGTTAAGTTTGACCAAGAATATAAAAAAGAAATTGCAGCGTTAGTAGCTCAAGGTAAAACTGAAGAAGAAGCAAAAAAAGAAGCGCCTATTTTATTGGAAGCACAACAAATGCTACAACAATGGGAAGCAGGAGATAAAGAGGTTGTGGCTTTATGGGACACTATGAATGGTTGGGTATACGATGGTTTTAATACCACATACAAAAACTTAGGTGTCGATTTTGATAAGTTGTATTATGAAAGTCAAACCTATTTATTAGGAAAAGAATTTATTGCTGAAGGATTAAAATCTGGCGTATTTTATAAAAAAGACGATGGATCTGTGTGGTGCGATTTAACCGAAGATGGTTTAGACGAAAAAATTGTACTACGTTCAGACGGAACTGCTGTGTACATGACACAAGATATTGGTACAGCTATACAGCGTGCTAAAGACTTTCCTGATGTTGGCGGAATGGTATATACGGTTGGAAACGAGCAAGAATATCATTTTCAAGTACTGTTTTTAATTATTAAGAAACTTGGATTTGAATGGGCAAAAAATCTATATCATTTAAGCTACGGAATGGTCGACTTACCTTCTGGAAAAATGAAGAGTAGAGAAGGTACTGTTGTGGATGCAGACGATTTAATTGTCGAAATGGCAGATACCGCTCAAACCATTTCTGAAGACTTAGGAAAACTAGATGGTTATACAGAGCAAGAAAAGCAAGATTTGTATAAAACCATAGGTCTAGGTGCTTTAAAATATTACATCTTAAAAGTAGATCCTAAAAAACGAATCCTTTTTGATCCCAAAGAATCTATAGATTTTCAAGGTAATACAGGACCATTTATTCAATACACGTATGCAAGAATACAGTCTATTTTGCGTAAAGCAAATATAGACTCTGCTATTACTTTAAATACAAACGAAATTTCTTTACACGACAAAGAGCGTGAAGTAATTAAACACTTACAACTGTTTCCAGAAGTTATTCAGCAAGCAGCTAGTCAACATAGTCCAGCATTAATTGCTAATTATACCTACGATTTGGTTAAAGCATTTAATAGCTTTTATCAAAATGTCACTATACTTAGTGCAGACACGCAAAATGAGATTGTATTTAGAGTACAACTCTCCAAAGTTGTCGCTAACACTATAAAAAATGGATTTAACTTATTGGGAATCAACGTGCCTGAACGCATGTAA
- a CDS encoding CIA30 family protein, with amino-acid sequence MKQITLLALLFMAATTGLTIDFGQDKAGDTWRIVNDGVMGGLSQSSATLTEDTVLFKGDVSLENNGGFASMRTLITEGALKDCKTMTIRFKSSSTNRTFGLSLKNSQQYYIPYYKHTFTPKTTDWEILTVNLSDFKHYRISEVIGNEMPKKALDDVFNIALIISDKKAGPFDIEIDYITFE; translated from the coding sequence ATGAAACAGATCACACTTTTAGCACTACTTTTTATGGCAGCAACTACTGGATTAACTATTGATTTTGGACAAGATAAAGCTGGAGATACTTGGCGTATTGTTAATGATGGTGTGATGGGTGGATTGTCACAATCTTCTGCTACGTTAACCGAAGATACGGTTCTATTTAAAGGCGACGTGAGTCTAGAAAATAATGGTGGTTTTGCTAGTATGCGTACCTTAATTACAGAAGGTGCTTTAAAAGACTGTAAGACCATGACGATACGTTTTAAAAGCAGTAGTACAAATAGGACGTTTGGATTGTCGCTTAAAAATAGTCAGCAGTATTATATACCATACTACAAACATACCTTTACACCTAAAACTACAGATTGGGAAATACTAACGGTTAATTTATCCGACTTTAAACATTACCGTATTAGTGAGGTGATTGGCAACGAGATGCCTAAAAAAGCGTTAGACGATGTGTTTAATATTGCACTAATTATTAGCGATAAAAAAGCAGGTCCTTTTGATATTGAGATTGATTATATTACATTTGAGTAA
- a CDS encoding AAA family ATPase, with protein MKLKMTINKIKSIENLTIELPVDKGLYALTGQNGAGKSTVATCASSVFFNMTMKDYFGKTDKEAFISFEYDGASKIYKKNSYGKWYSSKNGHIDLKGFYEGSLIFGNRFRNTNYNNLRKLDRISDSYLKKAPEFIRENLGLILHNNKEFYEKLFRVNPSSISHIAKFYGDIFYYEIHGKKVSQFHMSTGENLLISILNSLNIRNTDRKTIDTPCILLLDEVELALHPSSLKRLVVFLKEISKQFNYSVYFSTHSLELISSIKPDNIFFLDRHSDHSLELINPCYPAYATRMLYDHTGYDYIILVEDDLAKEIIKRLLRQNSLWGNKLIYILPCGGFTNVIDLAQEVVSSNLVGKTSSISLILDADIKEQAKKYITKNNIANNIPLNFLPIESLEKYLKSKLFDNVDHKLFRHLNDFVFHQVSLNEIIDEYRSSKDFENDNNGKKLYSRIDKELRARNKDRTEIIEMVVDYLTANDKISIDKIVAFLKAQFE; from the coding sequence ATGAAATTAAAAATGACTATCAATAAAATAAAGTCTATTGAAAATCTGACGATAGAATTACCAGTTGATAAAGGATTATATGCATTAACTGGACAGAATGGTGCTGGAAAAAGTACAGTAGCAACCTGTGCCTCAAGTGTATTCTTCAACATGACTATGAAAGACTATTTTGGAAAAACTGACAAAGAAGCCTTTATTAGTTTTGAATATGATGGAGCTTCCAAAATCTATAAAAAAAATAGTTATGGAAAATGGTATAGTTCAAAAAACGGACATATCGATTTAAAAGGTTTTTATGAAGGAAGTTTAATTTTTGGAAATAGATTTAGAAATACTAACTATAACAACTTAAGAAAATTAGACCGCATTAGTGATAGCTACTTGAAAAAAGCACCTGAGTTTATAAGAGAAAATTTAGGTTTAATTCTTCATAATAATAAAGAATTTTACGAAAAACTATTTAGAGTTAATCCATCATCAATTAGCCATATAGCAAAATTCTATGGAGACATATTTTATTATGAAATACACGGAAAAAAAGTCAGTCAATTTCATATGTCGACTGGAGAAAATTTACTTATTAGTATTCTAAACTCTCTGAATATTAGAAATACAGACAGAAAAACAATAGACACACCTTGCATCCTACTTTTAGACGAAGTAGAACTTGCATTACATCCATCTTCATTAAAGCGATTAGTAGTCTTTTTAAAGGAAATTTCTAAGCAATTCAATTACTCTGTTTATTTTTCAACTCATTCCCTAGAGTTAATTAGTTCAATTAAGCCAGATAATATTTTCTTTCTCGATAGACATAGCGACCATTCACTTGAACTTATAAACCCATGTTACCCTGCATATGCAACACGAATGCTTTATGACCATACTGGATACGATTATATAATATTAGTCGAAGATGATTTAGCTAAAGAGATTATTAAAAGACTATTGAGACAAAATTCTTTATGGGGAAATAAACTTATATATATATTGCCTTGTGGAGGTTTTACAAATGTTATTGATTTAGCGCAAGAGGTCGTATCAAGTAATTTGGTTGGTAAAACTTCAAGTATTAGTCTTATTCTTGATGCTGATATTAAAGAGCAAGCCAAAAAATATATTACTAAAAATAATATTGCTAATAATATACCCTTAAATTTTCTTCCTATTGAAAGTTTAGAAAAATATTTAAAATCCAAATTATTTGACAACGTTGACCACAAACTGTTCCGTCATCTTAATGATTTCGTTTTTCATCAAGTAAGTTTAAACGAGATAATTGATGAATACCGTAGTTCAAAGGATTTTGAAAATGACAATAATGGAAAAAAATTATACTCTAGAATTGACAAAGAATTAAGAGCGCGAAATAAGGATAGAACCGAAATTATTGAGATGGTTGTAGATTATCTCACTGCAAATGATAAAATAAGTATAGATAAAATAGTTGCTTTTTTAAAAGCCCAATTCGAATAA
- a CDS encoding SprT-like domain-containing protein, which produces MQHTISYYIPEASVPNVLQLLERDNLSVLVKKERKTRHGDYRKLPNGKHQITVNGSLNKYRFLITLIHEIAHLEAFQNYGRFIKPHGAEWKRTFQHLMLPFINPEVFPDTILPVLAQHFKNPKASSDTDVQLAYALKQFDAPNNKTFIFEVPLHQTFKTPNGRVFKKGAKRRTRHECVELKSGKVYLFNANAEVELVES; this is translated from the coding sequence ATGCAGCACACCATATCTTATTATATTCCAGAAGCGTCTGTCCCCAACGTCTTACAACTGTTAGAACGTGATAACCTAAGTGTGTTGGTTAAAAAAGAACGTAAAACCAGACATGGTGATTACCGCAAATTACCCAATGGTAAACACCAAATTACAGTTAATGGTAGCCTTAATAAATACCGTTTTTTAATCACGCTAATCCATGAGATTGCACATCTGGAAGCTTTTCAAAACTATGGTCGTTTCATAAAACCACATGGTGCAGAGTGGAAGCGTACCTTCCAACATTTAATGTTACCATTTATTAATCCAGAGGTGTTTCCGGACACCATTTTACCAGTGTTAGCCCAACATTTTAAAAACCCAAAAGCGTCCAGCGACACAGACGTGCAACTCGCTTATGCCTTAAAGCAATTTGACGCACCAAATAATAAAACCTTTATATTTGAAGTACCTTTGCACCAAACCTTTAAAACACCTAATGGACGTGTGTTTAAAAAAGGCGCTAAACGACGTACGCGTCACGAGTGCGTCGAGCTTAAATCTGGTAAAGTGTATCTGTTTAATGCGAATGCTGAAGTGGAGCTGGTGGAGAGTTAA
- a CDS encoding mannose-1-phosphate guanylyltransferase encodes MNKNYYAILMAGGVGSRFWPISTEQFPKQFHDMLGTGDTLIQKTFSRLSQVIPKENIFILTNEKYNDLVLQQLPEVTQRQVVLEPAMRNTAPCILYASLKIQKENPDAVMIVAPSDHWIEDENAFSQNVQQAFQFCEQNDALMTLGITPTFPNTGYGYIESGEATNGIHPVIQFREKPDYETAKQFLSQGNFLWNAGIFMWSVASVIKAFKNNQPELFDLFKSGIAAYNTDAEDNFIKDNYAKAENISVDYAIMEPSKNVYVIPATFDWNDLGTWGSLYDKLDKDQDNNAVVNAKTLTEDASGNMIRTKAGKLVVVDGLQDYIIVDKDEVLLIFPKTKEQDIKKVLQNVKDKFGEHYG; translated from the coding sequence ATGAATAAAAATTATTACGCCATTTTAATGGCAGGTGGAGTAGGCTCACGGTTTTGGCCAATTAGTACAGAGCAGTTTCCAAAGCAGTTTCATGATATGCTTGGGACTGGTGACACGCTAATCCAAAAAACATTTAGCCGATTAAGTCAGGTGATTCCAAAAGAGAATATTTTCATTTTAACCAATGAAAAATATAACGATTTAGTCCTGCAGCAATTGCCAGAAGTGACGCAACGTCAAGTGGTGTTAGAACCTGCTATGCGCAATACAGCGCCTTGTATTTTGTATGCTAGTTTAAAAATACAAAAAGAAAATCCTGATGCAGTCATGATTGTGGCACCTAGTGACCACTGGATAGAAGACGAAAACGCATTTAGCCAAAACGTCCAGCAAGCGTTTCAGTTTTGTGAGCAAAACGATGCGTTAATGACGCTAGGTATTACACCAACCTTTCCTAATACTGGGTATGGTTACATAGAAAGTGGTGAGGCTACTAATGGGATTCATCCAGTGATTCAGTTTAGAGAAAAACCAGATTACGAGACTGCTAAGCAGTTTCTGTCTCAAGGTAATTTTTTATGGAATGCTGGTATTTTTATGTGGAGTGTGGCAAGTGTGATTAAAGCTTTCAAAAATAACCAACCAGAATTATTCGACTTATTTAAATCTGGAATCGCTGCCTATAATACAGATGCAGAAGATAATTTTATAAAAGATAATTACGCTAAAGCGGAAAACATCTCTGTAGATTACGCGATTATGGAACCGTCTAAAAACGTATATGTCATACCTGCTACATTTGATTGGAACGACTTAGGAACTTGGGGAAGTTTGTATGACAAACTAGATAAAGACCAAGATAATAATGCAGTTGTTAATGCTAAAACCTTAACCGAAGATGCATCAGGAAACATGATACGTACCAAAGCAGGTAAGCTAGTGGTAGTAGATGGATTGCAAGATTATATTATTGTGGATAAAGACGAAGTTTTGCTTATCTTTCCGAAGACAAAAGAACAAGATATTAAAAAAGTGCTCCAAAACGTCAAAGACAAATTTGGAGAACATTATGGATAG
- a CDS encoding porin family protein, producing MKIKCLSIVLIFGALYFANAQDNDTKLQSNGGLKGGYSLASVEYDGDGETGQRSGFHIGLYGESYFSDFASIQIELLYSQQGYEIKNDSGTFTQKLNYINLPLSLKLYPVSTFYLEAGPQIGYAISHKETFDANFNLFDTSQEFEPNSFDYGVNFGAGFKTDAGVSFGVRYHLGLGDIYDDGKPSNRVWQFSVGFDF from the coding sequence ATGAAAATTAAATGTTTATCAATCGTGTTAATTTTTGGTGCATTATATTTTGCAAACGCACAAGATAATGACACAAAACTACAGTCTAACGGAGGATTAAAAGGCGGTTATAGCCTTGCATCTGTCGAGTATGATGGAGACGGAGAAACTGGTCAGAGAAGCGGATTTCATATAGGACTTTATGGCGAGTCTTATTTTAGTGATTTTGCATCCATCCAAATAGAATTATTATACTCGCAACAAGGGTATGAAATAAAAAACGACAGTGGAACATTTACTCAAAAATTAAACTACATCAATCTACCGTTAAGTTTAAAATTATATCCTGTAAGTACCTTTTATCTAGAAGCTGGTCCACAAATTGGATACGCTATATCTCATAAAGAAACGTTTGATGCTAACTTCAATTTGTTTGATACATCGCAAGAGTTTGAGCCAAATAGTTTTGATTACGGAGTTAATTTCGGAGCTGGATTTAAGACTGATGCAGGTGTTAGTTTTGGTGTACGTTACCACTTAGGATTAGGAGATATCTATGACGATGGTAAGCCAAGTAACAGAGTGTGGCAATTTTCTGTAGGCTTTGATTTTTAA
- a CDS encoding fasciclin domain-containing protein, translating to MKTKNVFMAFAMVGLLGLTSCKDAQKDAETTMDDAKKEVAVNTDEAKKEMQSTPNIVGVAVGNDNFSTLVAAVNAAELVETLSGDGPFTVFAPTNDAFAKLPEGTVANLLKPENKATLTAVLTYHVVSGKFEAAAVVDAIKSNDGAFEVATVQGGKLVASLDGDSVILTDEKGNKSKVVIADVAASNGVIHAIDTVVMPK from the coding sequence ATGAAAACTAAAAATGTATTTATGGCGTTTGCAATGGTCGGACTATTAGGATTGACTTCTTGTAAAGACGCACAAAAAGACGCAGAAACCACTATGGATGATGCTAAAAAAGAAGTAGCAGTAAACACAGACGAGGCTAAAAAAGAGATGCAAAGCACTCCAAACATTGTAGGTGTAGCAGTAGGAAATGACAACTTTTCTACATTAGTAGCAGCAGTAAATGCAGCAGAATTAGTAGAGACATTAAGTGGTGATGGACCATTTACTGTATTTGCACCAACCAACGATGCGTTTGCAAAATTACCAGAAGGTACAGTAGCAAACTTACTAAAACCAGAAAATAAAGCAACCTTAACAGCAGTACTGACATACCACGTGGTATCAGGAAAATTTGAAGCAGCAGCAGTAGTAGATGCTATCAAATCTAACGATGGTGCTTTTGAAGTAGCTACTGTACAAGGTGGAAAACTAGTTGCATCATTAGATGGTGACAGTGTAATATTAACCGATGAAAAAGGAAATAAGTCTAAAGTAGTTATAGCAGATGTAGCAGCCTCAAATGGCGTGATTCATGCGATTGATACTGTAGTAATGCCGAAATAA